The genome window TATCCGTCGCGAGCAGTTCTTCGGCAAGAACAACAAGGGCGAAACCTTCCTCGATACGCTGGTGCGCTACGGTCAGCTCTTCCAGCAGGAACAGCACGAGGCTGCCAACTCACTCTTTGGCGGTACCGAGGCGATAGAGATAGCTACGCCGCCTATTCCTGATGCAGAGAGCTGGAGCACCATCGAACGTCTGAACCGTGAGCGCGAGCTTGTGGGCATCTATCTTTCTGCCCATCCGCTCGATGAGTACAGCATTATCCTCAACTCCCTCTGCAATACCCATTGTTCTGAACTGGGCGACAAGCAGGAGCTGGCAAAGAAGGAGGATGTGGTGCTGGGCGGCATCATCACGGGTGTGAAGTCGAAGTTTACCAAGACGGGCAAGCCGTGCGGTTTCGTTACGCTCGAAGACTTTGAGGGTTCAGGCGAGCTGGCTCTCTTTGGCGAGGACTGGGGCAAGTGGCGCGGCATCATGGTTGAAGGCAGCACCATCTACATCACCGCCAAGTGCGTTTCCCGTTACGGCAATGCCAACTATCTCGATTTCCAGATAGGCAATGTAGAGTATCTGCAGACGGTCAAGGAGAACCGCATCGACCGCTTTACCATCAATGTGGAGAGCGATGCGATAGATGAAACGATGGTCAGCGACCTGCAGACTATTCTGGAGAATGACGAGGGCAAGGCGCAGCTCTTTTTCCAGATACATGATGTAGACAGCAATACCTATCTGCTGATGCGTGCCCGTGAGCATACGGTGGGTGTGGGCCATGCCCTCATCCAGTATATCGAGCAGCATCCTAAGATGAGCTATCAGATCAATTAGAAGTAATTTTAGTTTTAATATAAAAAGGTATAGAAAAATGGAAGTAACAATTACAACCGAGAATTTCGAGAGCTACAAGAATGGCGAACTGCCATTGGTAGTAGATTTGTGGGCAACATGGTGCGGTCCTTGCCGCGTGGTTGCTCCTATCGTATCACAGCTTGCTGAGGAGTTTGACGGCAAGGTGGTAGTAGGTAAGTGTGATGTAGAGGAGAATGACGACATCGCTATGGAGTTTGGTGTTCGTAATATCCCTACCATCCTCTTCTTCAAGGGTGGCCAGCTGGTAGACAAGTTTGTTGGCGCAGCCTCTAAGGCAACCCTTACCGAGAAGATCCAGGCCCTCCTGTAATCAGCCCGGATAGGAAATGATAAAAGCATCTGGCTTGAGAAAACATGTTCTCAGCCAGATGCTTTTTTTTGTTCGGGGCTGTCGGTGACTTACCATTCTACGCTTCTTGTTCCGTCTTCTTCTACGGTGATAGTCACTTTGGTGCAGTCTTCCGGCAGCAGTTCTTCTATCAGTTCCGGCCACTCCAGGAAACAGAGGTTGCCGCTGTAGAAATAATCTTCGTAGCCCATATCGTATACCTCATCGAGTTTCTTGATGCGGTAGAAATCGAAGTGGTAGACAGGTGAGCCGTCGCCCGCTGTATATTCGTTTACGAGGGCGAAGGTAGGAGATGTGATGACATCTTCTACGCCCAGTTCTTCGCAAATGGCTTTTACAAATGTTGTCTTTCCGGCTCCCATCTTGCCATAGAAGGCAAAGACCTTGCCGTCGCCCATGTTCTGCAGAAATTCCTTGGCTGCTTCATGGATCGTGTCTAATGAGTCAATTTTTATCTTCATATATGTTTTCTATAAACTGTTAACTATCAACTATTAACTATTAACTGACATTACCTTTTTCTCGGTGTCAGCGTGATGAGCGGTATGAGCATTTCCTCCATCGAGATGCCACCGTGCTGGAAGGTATCCTTGTAGTATTGCACATAATAGTTGTAATTATTCGGATAGGCGAAGAAACTGTCGCCCGTGGCAAATACATACGAGGTACTCAGGTTAGGTGCCGGCAACTGGGCGCGGTGAGGCTCTTTGATGGTGAACACTTCCTTGCTCTGGTAAGCCAGATTCTTGCCCAGCTTGTAGCGCAGGTTGGTGTTCGTATTGCGGTCGCCTACTATCTTGATAGGTTTCGATGCCCTGATGCTGCCGTGGTCGGTGGTGAGCACTACCTGGTAATCGCTCTGCGAAAGGAGCTTGAAGAGCTCTGAGAGAACCGAATGGCGGAGCCAGCTCTGCGTGATGCTGCGGTAGGCACTCTCGTTGTTGGCAAGCTCGCGCACCATCTTAGATTCGGTACGCGCGTGAGAGAGCATGTCGATGAAGTTAATCACCAGCACGTTCAAATCGTAGTTGCGGCACTCGTTGTAATGCTCCAGGAAGCGGTCGGCACCCTGCGAATCGTTCACCTTGTGATAACTGAAGGTATAGTGCTTTCTGAATCGCTCTATCTGGGTCTGTATCAGCGGCGCCTCGTTCAGGTTCTTGCCTTCCTCCTCGTCCTCATCTACCCAGAGGTCAGGGAACATTTCGGCTATCTTGTTCGGCATCAGACCGCTGAAGATGGCGTTGCGCGCATATTGCGTGGCGGTAGGAAGGATGCTCATGTAGAGCTGCTCGTCGATGTCGAACAGGTCGCCGATGTCTTCTGCCAGCATGCGCCACTGGTCATAGCGGAAGTTATCTATCACAATCATGAACACCTTCTTGCCCTCATCGAGCAGCGGGAATATCTTGCGCTTGAAGATGTCGGGACTCATCAGATGTCGGTCTCTGTTGTCGGGACTCACCCAGTCGAGATAGTTCTTGGCTATGTATTTGGCGAAACCCTGGTTAGCCTCTTCCTTCTGCATGCCCAGCATCTCAGCCATCGGACTTGCCGTATCGCTCAGCTTCAGTTCCCAGCTAACCAGTCGCCTGTAAATCTCCATCCAGTCTTCCGCACTTCTGCATTCCATCATCTGCATGGCTATCTGCTGGTAGTCCTGCTGGTATCCGCTCTGCGTCACCTCCGCCACGATGTCTTTGCGGTGGATGTTCTTCTTGAGCGAGAGCAGAATCTGGTTCGGGTTTACGGGTTTGATCAGATAGTCGGCTATCTTTGAACCGATTGCCTGGTCCATGATGTTTTCTTCTTCGCTCTTGGTGCACATCACTACCGGTGTGGCAGGCTGGATGTCCTTGATGCGTAGCAGGGTTTCCAGTCCGCTGAGTCCCGGCATCATCTCATCGAGCAGGATGAGGTCGAAGGTCTGCTGGCGGCAAAGTTCAATGGCATCAGGGCCGTTGCTTACCGTCTGCACCTCGTATCCTTTCTTTTCCAGAAAGATGATGTGTGCCTTGAGAAGTTCTATCTCGTCGTCTATCCAAAGTAATAATCCGTTGCTCATATTTTATATCCTTTTTCTTTTCGGGGTGCTAAAGT of Segatella copri contains these proteins:
- the trxA gene encoding thioredoxin gives rise to the protein MEVTITTENFESYKNGELPLVVDLWATWCGPCRVVAPIVSQLAEEFDGKVVVGKCDVEENDDIAMEFGVRNIPTILFFKGGQLVDKFVGAASKATLTEKIQALL
- the tsaE gene encoding tRNA (adenosine(37)-N6)-threonylcarbamoyltransferase complex ATPase subunit type 1 TsaE, which encodes MKIKIDSLDTIHEAAKEFLQNMGDGKVFAFYGKMGAGKTTFVKAICEELGVEDVITSPTFALVNEYTAGDGSPVYHFDFYRIKKLDEVYDMGYEDYFYSGNLCFLEWPELIEELLPEDCTKVTITVEEDGTRSVEW
- a CDS encoding PglZ domain-containing protein, which produces MSNGLLLWIDDEIELLKAHIIFLEKKGYEVQTVSNGPDAIELCRQQTFDLILLDEMMPGLSGLETLLRIKDIQPATPVVMCTKSEEENIMDQAIGSKIADYLIKPVNPNQILLSLKKNIHRKDIVAEVTQSGYQQDYQQIAMQMMECRSAEDWMEIYRRLVSWELKLSDTASPMAEMLGMQKEEANQGFAKYIAKNYLDWVSPDNRDRHLMSPDIFKRKIFPLLDEGKKVFMIVIDNFRYDQWRMLAEDIGDLFDIDEQLYMSILPTATQYARNAIFSGLMPNKIAEMFPDLWVDEDEEEGKNLNEAPLIQTQIERFRKHYTFSYHKVNDSQGADRFLEHYNECRNYDLNVLVINFIDMLSHARTESKMVRELANNESAYRSITQSWLRHSVLSELFKLLSQSDYQVVLTTDHGSIRASKPIKIVGDRNTNTNLRYKLGKNLAYQSKEVFTIKEPHRAQLPAPNLSTSYVFATGDSFFAYPNNYNYYVQYYKDTFQHGGISMEEMLIPLITLTPRKR